The following are from one region of the Salvia hispanica cultivar TCC Black 2014 chromosome 1, UniMelb_Shisp_WGS_1.0, whole genome shotgun sequence genome:
- the LOC125190902 gene encoding stress response protein NST1-like, whose product MKRKKWSEVEEQTLLSKYAEHLNSGTLAKLKTREKKFKPIADHVNSLHHHHDPITFPFKWSWRDVSIKVQNMRHQYLGVKQKIRISTNEFNWDDGEIHWENFLKYKEVFGDIELVDRKFGEEGISGILGDDLGYGIESEDLDENEELDEDDLGVSDVEKEDYSDFDGRKKGLRGAGAKLLELRDVVVRREEKRREREWRGEVGAMEDELERKERDLRMKKQLLEREEGVCEKEMELLELQMAREKRDYEKRIRLEKEVEQERRQRMKMEEKWEEEELEWRERLVEVQFEHEKQMMQMHADACQNQLQILGVLARLVCQFFGSAGDGLSGNMGTLPPQVLQNLQHPGGLGDGGKPEANLPSEFL is encoded by the coding sequence ATGAAGCGGAAGAAGTGGTCGGAGGTGGAGGAGCAAACGCTGCTCTCGAAATACGCGGAGCATCTGAACTCGGGGACGCTGGCGAAGCTGAAGACGCGGGAGAAGAAGTTCAAGCCCATCGCCGACCACGTCAACtccctccaccaccaccacgaTCCCATCACCTTCCCCTTCAAGTGGTCGTGGCGCGACGTCTCCATCAAGGTCCAGAACATGCGCCACCAGTACCTCGGCGTCAAGCAGAAGATCCGAATCTCCACCAACGAGTTCAATTGGGACGACGGCGAGATCCACTGGGAGAATTTCCTCAAATACAAGGAGGTTTTCGGGGATATTGAGCTGGTCGATAGGAAATTTGGGGAGGAGGGCATTTCCGGCATTTTGGGGGATGATTTAGGGTATGGGATTGAGAGTGAGGATTTGGATGAAAACGAGGAATTGGATGAGGATGATTTGGGGGTGAGTGATGTGGAGAAGGAGGACTATTCTGATTTTGATGGGAGGAAGAAGGGATTGAGAGGTGCTGGTGCTAAATTGTTGGAATTGAGGGATGTGGTTGTGAGGAGGGAGGAGAAGAGGAGGGAGAGGGAGTGGAGGGGAGAGGTGGGAGCAATGGAGGATGAGCTTGAGAGGAAAGAGAGGGATTTGAGGATGAAGAAGCAGTTGCTGGAGAGGGAGGAAGGGGTTTGTGAGAAGGAGATGGAGCTGCTGGAGCTGCAGATGGCTAGGGAGAAGAGGGATTATGAGAAGCGGATTCGGTTGGAGAAGGAGGTTGAGCAGGAGAGGAGGCAGAGGATGAAGATGGAGGAGAAgtgggaggaggaggagttgGAGTGGAGGGAGAGGCTGGTTGAGGTGCAGTTTGAGCATGAGAAGCAGATGATGCAAATGCATGCTGATGCTTGCCAGAACCAGCTCCAGATTCTTGGGGTGCTGGCTCGGCTTGTATGCCAGTTTTTCGGGTCCGCTGGTGATGGTTTGAGCGGCAACATGGGGACTCTCCCCCCTCAGGTTTTGCAGAATTTGCAGCACCCGGGAGGCTTGGGTGATGGCGGCAAGCCTGAGGCTAACTTGCCTTCTGAATTCTTATAG